From the Fibrobacter sp. UWB11 genome, one window contains:
- a CDS encoding T9SS type A sorting domain-containing protein, with the protein MNKKLTLASALLAASAVFAFDTWLGDAPQVETGIGNDSNTYGYWFSYGDDGDGGESKVIWPVELGNEYSATAMDPVVEHCGGICGTAALAKGSLTYNPFVGIGFNVVGEGASGDPVPGDASAWGGLCITYTSAAAPSLELGLGDVDATIGYANPAASLAKAASAAATKSIPWSGFTQPSWYKGTTKMSGTDAAAQLVAVKFKIQAAAGNYDFNICAIGPYTGGTCPSICGQTNVKAVRASSSVKANLTGRTLSFSGVKSNATAEVMNLQGQVVAKGDASSAMNLAALDAGVYMVRVAGKSVNFSNKIVLK; encoded by the coding sequence ATGAATAAGAAACTTACACTTGCATCGGCACTTCTCGCTGCCTCTGCTGTATTTGCTTTTGACACCTGGCTGGGCGATGCTCCGCAGGTCGAAACTGGTATTGGTAACGATAGTAACACCTACGGTTACTGGTTCAGCTACGGCGACGACGGTGACGGTGGTGAATCCAAGGTTATTTGGCCGGTCGAACTCGGTAACGAATACTCTGCTACCGCTATGGACCCGGTTGTTGAACACTGCGGTGGTATCTGCGGTACTGCAGCTCTTGCCAAGGGTTCCTTGACCTATAACCCGTTCGTTGGTATCGGCTTCAACGTCGTTGGTGAAGGTGCTTCTGGTGATCCGGTGCCGGGTGACGCTTCTGCTTGGGGTGGCCTCTGCATTACTTATACTTCTGCTGCTGCTCCGTCTCTCGAACTCGGTCTCGGCGACGTTGACGCAACGATCGGTTACGCTAACCCGGCTGCTTCTCTTGCTAAGGCTGCTTCTGCCGCTGCAACGAAGTCCATTCCGTGGTCTGGCTTTACTCAGCCGTCTTGGTACAAGGGTACCACAAAGATGAGCGGTACTGACGCTGCTGCACAGCTCGTTGCTGTTAAGTTCAAGATCCAGGCTGCTGCTGGTAACTATGACTTCAACATCTGCGCTATCGGTCCGTACACTGGTGGCACCTGCCCGTCCATCTGCGGTCAGACAAATGTTAAGGCTGTCCGTGCTTCTTCCTCTGTTAAGGCAAACCTCACTGGCCGTACCCTCAGCTTCTCTGGCGTTAAGTCCAACGCTACTGCAGAAGTCATGAACCTCCAGGGTCAGGTTGTTGCTAAGGGTGACGCTTCTAGCGCAATGAACCTCGCTGCTCTCGATGCTGGCGTTTACATGGTTCGCGTTGCTGGCAAGTCCGTCAACTTCTCCAACAAGATCGTGTTGAAGTAA
- a CDS encoding cellulase family glycosylhydrolase has product MKLTKLLTSILAGAAISAFAADASTATPKKVGPVSYYGALHTSGSKIIGAKNNQQVMLRGVSLFWSDATGLSYYNPTVISWVVDNLKIDVFRYAMGIEYYDSNGGTKNKLDDQVSYTKSPEGQLSTIDRMVQAAIENDVYIVIDWHSHRAHLETSIAKDFFAKISQKYKDVPNIIYEIYNEPVSGSGGDWGAIKNYANSVVPAIRTNTQNLIIVGTPNWSQHPEQGARDPIQSTNIAYVLHFYASSHSKGSYGSNVSSALSAGYPVFISEWGTTNADGDGEPNSSATNEWTQFMDQNMIPNCNWSLRQQTSDVDQKSEKSAIFAGEKSLITAAALDAATFTSSGNIIKSYLTKNARSWADSLVKGKSGSCSFKATTAKQTDGKISGVLKSGCTYTSSNEKVASASGSDIVVGDYGFAILTGNDGSQSIVTVKQVAGQTITNLSDITCNYSGSCTAASKNGMSRDFDGDGVKDYLLTMDDKTNEGSKFTLTSLDPTTVSVSKSKCTNNNCSNSQKNQQVWMLHFHKYGTAKVVASAPAITGFRAMQDTFEITYKKGSYNMNNKFKDQTIALGGTTTEGFPDAMLGSAVTYTFNGQPTTPYLTKVGNAFVGGNQNAIFVVTAHIAETADYEEFERSVTVIVGDAGTAVNLADWIAYTQPAAIKPTNKIANSLNARMNGSMLQFTTKNTGLVKVDIYDALGASVKQMSEVYGNGSHAIDLKGLPNGSYTLVVRQGSQKASIRWTNK; this is encoded by the coding sequence ATGAAATTGACAAAGCTACTGACAAGCATCTTGGCAGGCGCGGCTATATCCGCCTTTGCAGCCGATGCATCAACAGCAACCCCCAAGAAAGTTGGGCCGGTATCTTATTACGGCGCACTCCACACTAGCGGCAGTAAGATTATTGGCGCGAAGAATAACCAGCAGGTCATGCTCCGCGGCGTGAGCCTTTTCTGGTCCGATGCAACGGGTCTTTCTTACTATAACCCGACCGTCATTTCATGGGTTGTAGACAACTTGAAGATCGACGTGTTCCGTTACGCCATGGGTATCGAATACTACGACTCCAATGGCGGCACCAAGAACAAGCTGGACGATCAGGTTTCTTATACGAAGTCCCCGGAAGGCCAACTCTCCACCATCGACAGAATGGTCCAGGCTGCTATCGAAAACGACGTCTATATCGTCATCGACTGGCATAGCCACAGAGCTCACCTCGAAACAAGCATCGCCAAGGATTTCTTCGCCAAGATTTCCCAGAAATACAAAGATGTCCCGAACATCATCTATGAAATCTACAACGAACCGGTCAGCGGTAGCGGTGGCGACTGGGGTGCCATCAAGAACTACGCCAACTCCGTTGTCCCAGCCATCCGTACCAACACGCAGAACTTGATCATCGTCGGTACGCCGAACTGGTCTCAGCACCCGGAACAGGGCGCAAGAGACCCGATCCAATCCACGAACATTGCTTACGTTTTGCACTTCTACGCCTCCAGCCACTCCAAGGGTAGCTACGGCAGTAACGTCTCTAGCGCACTCAGCGCCGGTTATCCGGTGTTCATCTCTGAATGGGGTACCACGAACGCTGACGGTGACGGCGAACCGAACTCCAGCGCAACAAACGAATGGACTCAGTTCATGGACCAGAACATGATTCCGAACTGCAACTGGAGCTTGCGTCAGCAGACTTCCGATGTGGACCAGAAGAGTGAAAAGTCCGCCATCTTCGCTGGTGAAAAGTCCCTCATCACGGCCGCAGCCCTCGATGCAGCAACTTTCACCTCCTCGGGTAATATCATCAAGAGCTACCTCACCAAGAACGCACGTTCCTGGGCAGACTCCCTCGTCAAGGGCAAGAGCGGCAGCTGCTCCTTCAAGGCTACAACAGCCAAGCAGACTGACGGCAAGATTTCTGGAGTCCTCAAGTCCGGTTGTACTTACACTTCCAGCAACGAAAAGGTTGCTTCCGCTTCTGGCAGCGACATCGTCGTGGGCGACTATGGTTTCGCCATCCTCACTGGTAATGACGGTTCTCAGTCTATCGTGACGGTCAAGCAAGTTGCAGGCCAGACCATCACGAACCTCTCTGATATCACTTGCAATTACTCCGGTAGCTGCACTGCCGCATCCAAGAACGGCATGTCTCGCGACTTCGACGGTGACGGCGTCAAGGACTACCTCCTCACCATGGACGACAAAACCAATGAAGGCTCCAAGTTCACCCTCACTTCTCTTGACCCGACAACCGTTTCTGTAAGCAAGTCCAAGTGCACCAACAACAACTGCTCCAACTCTCAGAAGAACCAGCAAGTTTGGATGTTGCACTTCCACAAGTACGGCACAGCCAAGGTCGTTGCATCGGCACCTGCAATTACAGGTTTCCGCGCCATGCAGGACACCTTCGAAATTACTTATAAGAAGGGTTCCTACAACATGAACAACAAGTTCAAGGACCAGACCATCGCTCTTGGCGGCACCACTACTGAAGGCTTCCCGGACGCAATGCTTGGCAGCGCAGTGACCTACACGTTCAACGGCCAGCCCACCACGCCTTACTTGACAAAGGTCGGCAACGCATTCGTCGGCGGAAACCAGAACGCAATTTTCGTTGTCACGGCTCACATTGCTGAGACTGCGGACTACGAAGAATTCGAAAGATCTGTAACGGTTATCGTTGGCGACGCTGGTACCGCAGTCAACTTGGCCGATTGGATCGCATACACGCAGCCGGCAGCCATCAAGCCGACCAACAAGATTGCAAACAGCCTCAACGCACGCATGAACGGCTCGATGCTCCAGTTCACGACCAAGAATACCGGTCTCGTGAAGGTCGACATCTACGATGCTCTCGGCGCAAGCGTGAAGCAGATGTCCGAAGTCTACGGCAATGGCAGCCACGCCATCGACCTCAAGGGTCTCCCGAACGGCTCCTACACGCTCGTTGTCCGCCAGGGTAGCCAGAAGGCTTCCATCCGCTGGACGAACAAGTAA
- a CDS encoding DUF4832 domain-containing protein: MVMLLALPQSPVFAAGLVKQDIDTTDHMLTLTNYDRGFYTPQVLHIKPSGGKPIEKPYSKLLHLRAEISEFSSRAWLGIDTTGGKKDTTWGKSQDLTEDALGVLQTTFDNIRKNGGHVIVRICYDPWYNGRSNVTPEHKWVLRHVEQLAPVLSKNTDVIVALEMGMHGAYGEMHSDTSITYDRVAEATNLMLRSTPPELKILTRTGNYSAKVLGFDNWGVDFHIDGEKFAEIAKAKGDTMYRVGMFNDGYLGTQYDYGTWGADCKTSICREEGVAWLEKYGINTPYGGEALTTANGYQVINTPEFLAYEGFRTHTSYLNIQWNNNLIDSWKKSHFKGTDFEYDGTKIDSLTGFKYINDHLGYRYVLRESWLSDTVGSDGMFRAKLRFQNVGFGNLTRKMKTKLVLSIPQRQGNLDTVPAPLAKYIEMSNVDFRDVHSRTISVAGGDTVMTFDGNNEISFDVNLSELKYGDWSGGNIDVYLSVCGETIGADCIQFANRLSGYGVYIGRYVYDENKHTARLNSISKSAQKQKVPFVERTRNNVIIRDGERSYKLNGSKQ, encoded by the coding sequence ATGGTTATGTTGCTTGCCTTGCCGCAATCTCCTGTTTTTGCGGCGGGGCTCGTGAAACAGGATATCGACACGACCGACCACATGCTTACTCTAACGAATTACGACCGCGGATTCTACACACCGCAGGTATTGCATATAAAGCCTTCGGGCGGTAAGCCGATCGAAAAACCGTATAGCAAGCTTTTGCATTTGCGTGCTGAAATCTCGGAATTTAGTAGCCGTGCATGGCTTGGGATTGATACAACGGGTGGCAAGAAGGATACGACATGGGGCAAAAGCCAGGACCTCACGGAAGATGCTCTAGGCGTTTTGCAGACGACGTTTGACAATATCCGCAAGAATGGTGGGCACGTTATCGTGCGCATCTGTTATGACCCGTGGTACAATGGCCGTAGCAACGTGACACCGGAACACAAGTGGGTGTTACGCCATGTGGAGCAGCTTGCCCCTGTGCTTTCAAAGAATACCGATGTGATTGTCGCGCTCGAAATGGGCATGCACGGCGCCTATGGCGAAATGCACTCCGACACGAGCATTACTTATGACCGCGTTGCCGAAGCGACGAACCTGATGCTCCGCAGCACACCTCCTGAACTCAAGATTCTAACGCGAACAGGGAACTATTCAGCGAAGGTGCTCGGTTTTGACAATTGGGGCGTGGACTTCCATATCGATGGCGAAAAGTTTGCTGAAATCGCAAAAGCCAAGGGCGATACGATGTACCGCGTGGGAATGTTCAACGATGGCTACTTGGGTACGCAATATGATTATGGCACGTGGGGCGCGGATTGCAAAACGTCCATCTGCCGCGAAGAAGGTGTTGCTTGGCTCGAAAAGTACGGTATCAACACGCCTTATGGCGGCGAGGCGCTTACGACTGCAAACGGTTATCAGGTCATCAATACGCCGGAATTCCTTGCATACGAGGGCTTCCGCACACATACGAGCTATTTGAATATCCAGTGGAACAACAACCTGATTGATAGCTGGAAAAAATCTCATTTTAAAGGGACAGATTTTGAGTACGATGGCACGAAAATTGATTCGCTTACGGGTTTCAAGTACATTAATGACCACTTGGGCTACCGTTACGTTCTGCGCGAATCTTGGCTGAGCGATACGGTGGGCTCTGATGGCATGTTCCGTGCGAAGTTGCGCTTTCAGAATGTAGGTTTTGGGAATTTGACGCGCAAGATGAAAACGAAATTGGTCTTGTCGATTCCTCAAAGGCAGGGAAATTTGGATACCGTCCCTGCACCATTGGCAAAATATATTGAAATGTCAAATGTTGATTTTCGTGACGTCCATAGCCGTACAATTTCGGTTGCTGGCGGAGATACTGTAATGACGTTTGATGGCAACAATGAAATTTCATTTGACGTAAATCTGAGCGAACTTAAATATGGAGATTGGAGCGGTGGTAATATTGATGTTTACCTGAGCGTTTGTGGTGAAACGATAGGCGCAGACTGTATTCAATTTGCTAATAGATTGTCGGGCTATGGAGTCTACATCGGACGTTATGTTTACGATGAGAATAAGCACACGGCAAGGTTGAACTCAATCTCTAAGTCCGCACAAAAGCAAAAAGTTCCCTTCGTTGAGCGTACCCGCAATAACGTGATTATCCGCGATGGAGAACGCTCTTACAAGCTGAACGGCTCGAAACAATAG